A stretch of Fundicoccus culcitae DNA encodes these proteins:
- a CDS encoding LytR/AlgR family response regulator transcription factor, translating to MTEHLKVVIVDDEQRQLDHMQNLLNQSAKQLKITIDIDQYTSGEAFLFALEDHLDWQIAFLDIEMKAVNGMEVAKIIREKAPQLALVFATGYAEYAIEGYEVQALAYLLKPIKVEKVQVVIERFLAIQPEEEPSIIIESQGKHVRLLLNQIVYVEANQRELSIITNEESYSIKQSLTEFSKSLDHRFIQTHRSYIVNLQYVNQILTQDITLTNGMCIPLSRRKAKTVQKAFIDYYKGSVFYNG from the coding sequence TATTGTTGATGATGAACAAAGGCAATTGGATCACATGCAAAACCTCTTGAATCAAAGCGCCAAACAATTAAAGATAACGATTGACATCGATCAATATACCAGTGGTGAAGCCTTTCTGTTTGCTCTGGAAGATCATTTAGATTGGCAAATAGCCTTTTTAGACATTGAAATGAAAGCCGTAAATGGTATGGAAGTTGCTAAAATTATTCGTGAAAAAGCCCCTCAATTAGCCTTAGTATTTGCAACAGGTTATGCAGAGTATGCCATTGAAGGCTATGAAGTCCAAGCATTGGCTTATTTATTGAAACCAATAAAAGTCGAAAAAGTCCAAGTTGTGATTGAACGTTTTCTCGCCATCCAACCCGAAGAAGAACCTTCCATCATCATTGAATCACAAGGCAAGCATGTTCGCCTCTTACTTAATCAAATCGTTTATGTCGAAGCGAACCAACGTGAATTATCCATAATAACAAACGAAGAAAGCTACTCAATTAAGCAAAGTTTGACTGAATTTTCAAAGTCACTCGATCATCGGTTTATCCAGACACATCGATCATATATCGTAAATTTACAATACGTGAACCAAATACTTACACAAGATATCACATTAACCAATGGAATGTGTATTCCCTTGTCAAGAAGGAAAGCCAAAACAGTACAAAAAGCATTTATTGATTACTATAAAGGGTCGGTGTTTTATAATGGATAA